The Bubalus kerabau isolate K-KA32 ecotype Philippines breed swamp buffalo chromosome X, PCC_UOA_SB_1v2, whole genome shotgun sequence genome has a segment encoding these proteins:
- the ARMCX2 gene encoding armadillo repeat-containing X-linked protein 2 gives MSRVRDAGCVAAGIVIGASAWYCVYKYARGRNHMMKKRLAKPKTRAVAETGARARAGLRAGFTIDLGPGFSPPAPVRTGAEKRAQDESSALDTAGVEAVVPAASSAETQSGAGNKGQETEGAWVGLKAESVATVAFAVAPPLWEAKAPSAAKAPAMVGAPKLAEAPGAAEAPRAPVVPHVVPVPTEASQPTEPVEASIPAMPTGAAATLGVAAPSGTAEAPGPSGSSRTAAATKKATPGAHTGAIPKAGSATGAVPKGGAKGVTRSRTGGKGKGKKNKVEVDELGLGFRPGDGAAAAAAASANGGQAFLAEVPDSEEGESGWTDTESESDSEPETQQKGKGRRPVPMQKRPFPYEIDEILGVRDLRKVLALLQKSDDPFIQQVALLTLSNNANYSCNQDTIRKLGGLPIIANMINKTDPHIKEKALMAMNNLSENYENQGRLQVYMNKVMDDIMASNLNSAVQVVGLKFLTNMTITNDYQHLLVNSIANFFRLLSQGGGKIKVEILKILSNFAENPDMLKKLLSTQVPSSFSSLYNSYVESEILINALTLFEIIYDNLRAEVFNYREFNKGSLFYLCTASGVCVKKIRALADHHDLLVKVKVIKLVDKF, from the coding sequence ATGAGCCGTGTTCGGGATGCTGGCTGCGTAGCTGCTGGGATAGTCATCGGGGCCAGTGCCTGGTACTGTGTCTACAAATATGCCAGGGGAAGAAACCATATGATGAAGAAGAGACTGGCTAAACCCAAGACCAGGGCTGTGGCTGAGACTGGAGCCAGGGCTAGAGCTGGACTAAGGGCTGGATTCACAATTGACCTTGGGCCAGGATTCAGTCCTCCAGCCCCAGTCCGCACTGGGGCAGAGAAAAGGGCTCAGGATGAATCCTCTGCTCTGGACACTGCTGGAGTTGAAGCAGTGGTCCCAGCTGCATCCAGTGCCGAGACCCAGAGTGGGGCAGGAAATAAGGGCCAGGAGACAGAAGGGGCTTGGGTGGGGCTTAAAGCTGAATCAGTCGCCACAGTGGCTTTTGCAGTGGCACCACCTCTCTGGGAGGCAAAGGCTCCCTCAGCTGCGAAGGCTCCCGCAATGGTTGGGGCTCCTAAATTAGCAGAAGCCCCTGGCGCAGCAGAGGCTCCCAGGGCACCAGTGGTGCCTCATGTGGTGCCAGTTCCTACTGAGGCATCACAACCTACAGAGCCAGTGGAGGCTTCCATACCAGCAATGCCTACTGGGGCAGCAGCGACTTTAGGGGTAGCAGCACCTTCTGGGACTGCAGAGGCTCCTGGGCCTTCAGGGTCCTCTAGAACAGCAGCAGCCACTAAGAAAGCAACCCCCGGGGCTCATACTGGGGCTATACCTAAGGCCGGGTCAGCTACTGGAGCTGTACCCAAAGGTGGAGCTAAGGGTGTAACCAGGTCCCGGACTGGAGGCAAGggcaaaggcaaaaaaaataagGTTGAAGTAGATGAACTGGGGCTGGGCTTCCGGCCCGGAGATGGGGCTGCAGCAGCCGCGGCAGCGTCTGCTAATGGGGGCCAGGCTTTCCTGGCAGAGGTTCCTGATTCTGAGGAAGGAGAGTCTGGATGGACAGACACAGAATCGGAATCAGACTCTGAGCCTGAGACCCagcagaaagggaaagggaggagaCCTGTTCCCATGCAGAAGCGCCCCTTTCCTTATGAAATTGATGAGATTCTGGGTGTCCGAGATCTCAGGAAAGTCCTTGCTTTGCTTCAGAAGTCGGATGATCCTTTCATCCAACAGGTAGCTTTGCTCACTCTGAGCAATAATGCCAATTATTCATGCAACCAAGACACAATTCGCAAGTTGGGAGGCCTCCCAATTATTGCCAACATGATCAACAAAACTGACCCTCACATTAAGGAAAAAGCCTTAATGGCCATGAATAACCTGAGTGAGAATTATGAAAATCAGGGCCGGCTTCAGGTATACATGAATAAAGTGATGGATGACATCATGGCCTCTAACCTGAACTCAGCAGTACAGGTAGTtggattaaaatttttaacaaacaTGACTATTACTAATGACTACCAGCACCTGCTTGTCAATTCTATTGCAAACTTTTTCCGTTTGTTATCTCAGGGAGGTGGAAAAATCAAGGTTGAGATTTTGAAAATACTTTCGAATTTTGCTGAAAATCCAGATATGTTAAAAAAACTACTCAGTACCCAAGTGCCATCATCATTTAGTTCCCTCTACAATTCTTATGTGGAATCAGAAATTCTTATTAATGCCCTGACTCTATTTGAGATCATCTATGACAATCTCAGGGCAGAAGTATTCAACTACAGAGAATTCAATAAAGGCTCCCTTTTTTACTTATGTACTGCATCTGGAGTGTGCGTTAAGAAAATTCGAGCCTTAGCAGATCACCAtgacctcttggtgaaagtgaaagttataaAACTAGTGGACAAATTCTGA